A region of uncultured Desulfobacter sp. DNA encodes the following proteins:
- a CDS encoding FlgO family outer membrane protein: MASFVDVSDLTKSSPLGRIMSEQVGSRLAQKGYRVIEMKLRQNSIFVDPENKGEFLLSRNIKDISNLHQASIVVVGTYAKGNDTVYVSARMVNPIDSVIMSSCDYELDFPNHRELMSLMAK, encoded by the coding sequence GTGGCCAGCTTTGTTGACGTAAGCGATCTTACCAAATCAAGCCCATTGGGGCGGATCATGTCCGAACAAGTCGGATCCAGACTTGCACAGAAAGGATACCGCGTAATTGAAATGAAGCTGCGCCAGAACTCTATTTTTGTTGATCCTGAAAACAAGGGAGAATTTCTGCTGAGCAGGAACATCAAAGATATCAGCAACCTTCACCAAGCTTCCATTGTTGTTGTAGGCACTTACGCCAAAGGGAATGATACAGTTTATGTATCTGCAAGAATGGTTAATCCCATAGACAGTGTAATAATGTCATCATGCGACTATGAACTTGATTTCCCAAATCACCGTGAATTAATGAGTTTAATGGCGAAATAA
- a CDS encoding SEC-C metal-binding domain-containing protein produces the protein MAKIGRNTPCPCGSGKKYKKCCLLLQSAGAQPKSYPAGFTPVYTELDLLSNSVTDLINEDKLDEAEAVSKRLLLEYPDQIDGFHRLGQVYEARGKRHEAGEYYQKAAEFARTMPGFDPETVEHFFSKAKKMKEEKK, from the coding sequence ATGGCAAAAATCGGTCGAAATACACCATGCCCTTGCGGCAGCGGTAAGAAGTATAAAAAGTGTTGTCTATTATTGCAGTCAGCGGGGGCTCAACCTAAGTCCTATCCTGCCGGATTTACACCAGTTTACACGGAATTGGATCTGCTTTCAAACAGTGTAACGGATCTGATCAATGAAGACAAATTAGACGAGGCTGAAGCTGTATCAAAGAGATTGTTGCTTGAATATCCTGATCAGATTGACGGGTTTCACAGATTGGGGCAGGTCTATGAAGCTCGTGGGAAGAGGCACGAAGCTGGAGAATATTATCAAAAAGCCGCTGAGTTTGCTCGGACAATGCCTGGTTTTGATCCGGAAACTGTTGAACACTTCTTCTCAAAAGCCAAAAAAATGAAGGAAGAAAAAAAGTAA
- a CDS encoding tyrosine-type recombinase/integrase: MAETENKLTKAVEKYLDYYRDQTSGKTISHAKRALTGFAAHLQTSNTPLDNISIQQVDHFLALYNANYSTGTARTNRSYLRQFLKYLYRYGHIKKDLSQLVVSPPEFARSKPPKFLRPHEIQKLFSSLDLSTAKDLRTNATLHLAYYLGLRPKEIRLLTLDDISFRQKEIFIRSRKNCDPAHLPVSDNVIKAIAAYIVGARPETQSRVLFLQLIPPYKPVNRCDIPRYIKECMTENNLESSTYWLRHSYAQNLLESGASIYEIKEMMGHKNIGSTQKYLSVHINLMREVILDETL, encoded by the coding sequence ATGGCTGAAACTGAAAATAAGCTCACCAAAGCAGTGGAGAAATACCTGGACTATTATCGAGATCAAACTTCCGGGAAGACGATATCCCATGCAAAAAGAGCATTAACCGGTTTTGCGGCCCATCTTCAAACTTCAAATACCCCTTTAGATAACATATCCATTCAACAGGTTGATCACTTTTTAGCCCTGTACAATGCCAATTATTCCACCGGAACAGCCAGAACGAACCGGTCATATCTCCGACAATTTTTGAAGTACCTTTACCGGTACGGACATATTAAAAAAGACCTCTCCCAACTGGTGGTAAGCCCCCCGGAGTTTGCCCGATCAAAACCTCCCAAATTTTTGCGTCCTCATGAAATCCAAAAGCTGTTTAGCAGTCTGGATCTGTCAACAGCAAAAGACCTTCGCACCAATGCCACCCTGCACCTGGCATATTATCTGGGGTTAAGGCCGAAAGAAATCCGTTTATTAACTTTGGATGACATTTCCTTCAGGCAAAAGGAAATTTTCATTCGTTCAAGAAAAAATTGCGACCCGGCCCATCTTCCAGTATCGGACAACGTGATCAAAGCCATCGCCGCTTATATTGTCGGCGCAAGACCTGAAACTCAATCCCGAGTTCTATTTTTACAGTTAATACCACCTTATAAACCGGTCAACAGGTGCGATATCCCCCGATATATAAAAGAATGCATGACGGAAAATAATCTTGAATCGAGCACATACTGGCTGCGGCATTCATATGCCCAAAATTTACTGGAGTCTGGTGCGTCCATTTATGAGATCAAAGAGATGATGGGGCATAAAAACATCGGATCAACGCAAAAGTATCTGAGCGTTCATATCAATCTTATGCGGGAGGTTATCCTGGATGAAACGCTTTAA
- a CDS encoding tyrosine-type recombinase/integrase, whose product MKRFKSCLAEHIENFIEYRLQLGYSDKMLIVSLGLLDRYVAEKKVTLTSFDPLFFIRLRSDLNCENRSINTFFRTFKMFFNYLIRQDLIRENPLQEIAELPENQIIPFIFSPEETELLLEVVIKLMRKTERYYLADFSGYISFLLMARCGLRISETLNLLKNNYRPEERTIYIEKTKFKKDRLLPVPKAISCAIDNLLKVRQCFFTADNHPLLLIKENGKGLSRSYMRWKFKNAISILNLEQPRRIIGATNFSNPTRHSLRHSFAVNTLKRIKQQGKSPQNALPVLAAYMGHSEYKYTTKYLRVVDAEHRRQMLDFSMLRSEDV is encoded by the coding sequence ATGAAACGCTTTAAAAGTTGTCTTGCCGAACATATTGAGAATTTCATCGAATACCGTCTTCAGTTGGGATATTCTGATAAAATGCTGATAGTCAGCCTTGGATTACTGGATCGGTATGTTGCCGAAAAGAAGGTAACCCTGACATCATTTGATCCATTGTTCTTCATCCGGCTCCGTTCAGATCTTAATTGTGAAAACCGTTCCATCAACACGTTTTTTCGTACGTTCAAAATGTTTTTCAATTACCTGATCCGCCAGGATTTGATCCGGGAAAATCCATTGCAGGAGATTGCTGAACTGCCGGAAAATCAAATTATCCCTTTTATTTTTTCACCGGAAGAAACTGAACTTTTGCTGGAGGTTGTCATTAAATTGATGCGAAAGACCGAAAGATATTACCTCGCCGATTTCAGCGGTTACATTTCCTTTTTGCTGATGGCCCGGTGCGGATTAAGGATATCAGAAACCCTCAACTTACTGAAAAACAATTACCGGCCTGAAGAAAGGACAATTTATATTGAAAAGACAAAGTTTAAAAAAGATCGACTGCTTCCGGTACCCAAGGCGATTTCTTGTGCAATAGACAATCTGCTGAAAGTTCGCCAGTGTTTTTTTACCGCAGATAATCATCCTTTATTGCTGATAAAAGAAAATGGAAAAGGGCTATCCCGTTCTTACATGCGTTGGAAATTTAAGAACGCGATTTCAATTCTTAACCTGGAGCAGCCCAGAAGAATCATTGGTGCGACAAACTTCAGCAACCCGACGCGGCACTCCCTTCGTCATTCATTTGCCGTAAATACCCTAAAACGGATTAAACAACAGGGAAAGTCTCCCCAAAATGCCTTACCGGTACTGGCCGCTTACATGGGCCACAGTGAGTATAAATATACAACCAAATATTTGAGGGTGGTGGA